The genomic segment CCAACATACGCTGGACACCTTGCTCGCGAACGCGGCGTGGTGATATGTGATCGGTGATCGCCCGGCGCTCGTCGATTACGATTTCCAGTTCGTGCTTTAGCGCCTCGATGCGGCCAGTGTCTCGGTTGCGGCCTCCAAGCGGGCCGTTTCGGCAATAGGCGACGGCAGGGTATTCATGGCTAGGCTCTCCATGTCCAAGGATTGATGACGGCCAAGCCGGCAGCGTCGAAAGGTGATGTGTCGCGTGTGGCTACGGCGAAGCCATGGGTCGCCGCTATGCCGGCGATGTAGCCGTCTGCTGGGGCGATGGCTTTTCCGGTCGAGCGCGCACGGGAGCGCAACGTTGCATAGGCTTCCGAGGCGGGAGCGTCGAATGACAAGATGCGACCAGCAAATAGCGGCAGGACACGCTGTTCAAGACGCTCATGAAGCGTGTCGCGGCGTTTACCCTCGGGCAGCACCGCGATGCCAAAGCGCAGCTCGGCAAGGCTGATTGTCGAGAGGTACAGCGTTTCAATCATCTGTGCATCGATCCACGCCAAGACGTTCATATCGCCAGGCGCTTTCAATGGTTCAGAGAGGACGTTAGTATCAAGCAGGATCATTCAAAGCTCACCGGCTCGGCCGGTGTCCTATCACGCTCGACCTCAAGCTCGACGCCGCCTACTTCGTAGCCAATTTCGGCCAGAAGAGAGCCGAGCTTGATTCGGCTCTCAGGGCGAACGGCACTTTCAAGGATTGCCCGAATTTCGGCCTCTGTGCTGCGGCCATGCGTAGCAGCGCGCACGCGCAAGGCACGGTGCGTCTCGTCAGTTAGATTACGAACAGTGACAGATGCCATTGATTTCACCCTCTTTTTCGCGTTGCAATGATATCATTATACTTTCGATGATATCATTTTGCAAGATGTCCGCAAAACGATCGTTAGCCGGCCAACCCGGACAATGTCCGGCAAAGGTTTGTACGACGGGTTTTCGGACATTAAGATAGACGGACGGAATGACGGACCTGAGGGGGTTCTGTCGCGATAACGAAGTTGCGCGGAAGCGAAGCCAGGGGCGCGTTGGTTTTTACGCGGCCAGTGCATAGAATTGCTCAGCAGGGGACGCACGGCGTCCCTTTGGGGCAAGCATCTGCCCCTTGCGAATCAGGTGCATGGCCTCGATGCCGCCCAGGACAATGCGGGCACCACGGAAATTCTGGAAACCCAGCATCGGTCTGACGCGCCGTTTGATCGCGCGGTGGTCCTGCTCGACAAGGTTGTTCAGGTACTTGTTCTGGCGGATTTCGATGGGCGTCTCGCGCTGGGCGCCCAGCGCCTGCAGCGCGGCGCGGTTCGCCCCGCTTTTGTCAACGGTGACGGTCGTCGGCGTGCCCCGCCCGGCGGTGGCTTTTTCGAAGAACCGGCGCGCGGCGGCGGTATCGCGGCGTCCGCATAGCAGAAAGTCGATGGTGTGGCCCGCCTTGTCCACCGCCCGGTAGAGGTATTTCCACTGGCCTCTGCCCTGAATATAGGTCTCGTCTATGCGCCAGCTCTCACCGACTGGGCGCAGGCGGCGACGTATCGCTTTCTCGAAAACCGGCAGCCACTTGATCACCCAGCGATGGATCGTCGAGTGGTCCACCGCCACGCCTCGCTCGGCCATCATTTCCTCCAGATCTCGCGAGCTCAGCGAATAGGCTACGTACCAGCGCACGCACTGCAACATAACCTCCAACGGGTAGTGCAACCACTTCAGGACCTTGGCGATGCCTGCGGGCAGGGCTTTTTCGGCGGTTTGGCTGCGCGCTTCATCGACTGGATTCCCGGCGCTCGAAACCTTGGAGTCTACCTGACTATCCCTATTGCGACGGAACCGCATCAGGGAGGCGAGCGCGCGCCCGACCCCCTCGGGATCCACGCCGTCAAAGGTCTCCGGGGAAAAGATCGTCAGCGCTGACGCCTGCAGACCCTCATGAGCGGCGGTGACCATTCCTTTACGACGGAAGTCAAGCGTAGCTAGTATGGTGCCAAGCGCCTCGGCGCACCCGCGCGGGACTTGGCCCAGGTACCCAGTGGCTCGGGTCGATCCCGCCGGGGGGAGCTGCGAAAAGTGCATCGGAAAGGCCTCGGACATATAGGAGCAAAACCCCTAGATACCATCGTCAGCCGCGCTGGGCTTGCGGATTCTGGCCAAAATATGGGGAAACGGACGAACGCGTTCGCGGGATCGGTGAAACCGGCATGGCGCTCATGCGCCCATACGGGCAGAAAGCTCCGGATATCCGGCATGCCGTAGCGCCCGCCGCGTAGCACCGCGTCGAACCGTGGCGGCAAGTAATGTAAATACCTATTTGAGAATTACTCTCATTTATGGACGGTGACACGGCCCGACGGCAGGCGGATCAGGCCAGGCAGGCCGACGCCGTGCCCTACACCTGCCCTTCTCTCTCGCCCCGCGCCCGGCGACGAGGGTTGCGCGTGCACACACGACAACGGCGATGCCCCGTGCGATGGGCAAGCGCCATGCGCGTGGAGAGTCTGCAGGATCGCCAGTTTGGCCTATGTCGGACGCGCTAAAAACGTTAAGATTGCCGTCAATTTGCCGGTTGCCGCGTCGTCGATGAGGAAGCGGCGAGTAATCGACCGCTTGCGCGGTGCCGACTGGTTTCCCATATGTCGGCCGCTCTATTCCCTGTCGGAGTCCGAAAGGAACTTGATAAAAGAGCGCGCTCAGGCCTGTTTAGCTACCGCGCGAGCCCCGCGGCGGGCCGGTCACCGCAAGCCGAAGCTGAACGAGCAGCAGGTGCGGGGGATCAGGGCGCGGTTACGCGCGCCGGACCTTCAGGTGGCCGAGGTGGCTCGCCGATATGGCGTGGCCCCCCTTTACAAACACGTTGGCGTGGTCGCGCCGCGCCAATGAGGATGAGATGGCATGCTCCAACAACTAGTGTGCTGTCCCAGAAATAACTTTGCATAAGCGGGCCACTTTCTGAAGTATGGAATCGGCTGTCGCGGTCCATACGAACGGCCGCTTGTGCTGGTTGTACTGATCGATATAGCGCTCGATGTCGGTAATGAGTTGGCGTACGTTTCTGAACGAGCCTCGGCGTATCGCCTGCTGCGTAATCAGACCAAACCAGCGTTCAACCTGATTGAGCCAACTCGAGTAGGTCGGCGTGAAGTGCATGTGGTAGCGCGTATGCTTGGCCAACCACGCTTTGATCTTTGGATGCTTGTGTGTCGCATAGTTGTCGACGATCAAATGCACATCGAGATCAGCCGGAACCGCTTGGTCGATATGTTTGAGGAACGCGAGGAATTCTTGGTGCCGGTGGCGCGGCTTGCATTGCGCGATGACTTCGCCCGTTGCTGCATTGAGCGCCGCGAACAAGGTCGTGGTGCCATGCCGAACGTAGTCATGCGTCACTCCTTCGAGATAGCCCAGCCCCATCGGCAACATCGGCTGCGTACGCTCGAGCGCCTGACATTGGCTCTTTTCGTCGACACACAGCACGAGGGCATTGGTCGGCGGACTCAGGTACAGACCCACAATATCGCGCACCTTCTCGACAAAGTACGGATCAGTAGAAAGCTTGAAGCTCTTCGAACGATGAGGCTGCACGCCAAACAACGACAGATACCGGGCCACCGAACTCTTCGAAATACCCGTTTGCGCGGCAGCGCAGCGCACACTCCAGTGCGTTGCGCCAGCCGGCTTCTCATGCAGAACCTTCGCCAACAACTCGGCCACTGCTTCGTCGTCATGTGCGCGCGGTCGGCCCGGGCGGGCTTCATCATGCAGACCGGCAAGGCCATGCGCGACAAACCGTTTCTTCCAGTGCGTGATCGCCGGTGACGTCACTTCGCACCGCATTGCGATTTCCTGGTTCGTATGACCGTCAGCGGCCATCAAGACGATCTTTGCCCGACGGACCAGGGAATGAGGCAGCGAACGAGAGCGGCTCATCGATAACAATTGTTCTCGCTCCAGTTCCGACATCACAATCTCGATTCCTTTGCGCCCCATGATCACCTCCAGTCCACCATAACTCGATCATAAGGCAAGGATATGTTACATAAAGTTATTTTTGGGACAGCGCACTAGATACCGCTGATCGCGTTCGCCGCGACGTGGCTCCGCGCATTGCCCAGAGGCGCAAATCTGCGCTGGGTCAGTTCATGACGCCTGCGAGTGTGGCGCGCTTTATGGCGAGCCTGTTTCCCCCCAGTACCCTGCAGACCTGTCGCTTGCTGGACCCAGGTGCGGGTGTCGGTGCCCTCTCCTGCGCCTTCCTCGATCGCTGGCTTGCCGGTGGCTTCGGATTCAAGGCCGTCGAAGCGACGGCTTATGAAGTGGACGCGACGCTGCGCGCACACCTTAGCCAGCACCTGAGGAGTTACAGTCAGGTCAAGGCCGAAGTTTTCGCCGAGGATTACATCGAACGGGCAAGCGCCGAGGGTGGGCTCGATAAGGGCTACACCCACGCGATCCTCAATCCGCCCTACAAGAAGATCAGCAGCCATTCACCCCACCGGCTGGCGCTGCGCTCGGTCGGTATTGAGACGGTGAACCTGTATTCGGCCTTCGTCGCGCTGGCCGTGGCCCAGGCCGCCCCGGGCGGCCAGATTGTGGCGATTCTCCCGCGCAGCTTTTGCGACGGGCCGTACTACCGCCCGTTCCGTCACTTCATTTTTGCGCGGGCCGCCATCTGCCACATACACCTCTTCGGGGCGCGCAACAAGGCATTCAAGGACGATGAGGTGTTGCAAGAGAACGTTATCATCCGCCTTGAACGAGGCGGCCAGCAGGGGCCCGTGACGATCACCACGTCGAGCGACGACAGTTTCACCGACCTTGTCACGCACGAGCACCCGTTCGAGCGAATCGTGTTGCCGGATGACCCCGAGCAGTTTATCCATGTCCTCACCACAACCGGCAAAAGCGCCATCGAGCGAGCGTCAGCGGTGCGCTATTCGCTGGCTGATCTGGGCCTTAAGGTGTCGACCGGGCCCGTGGTGGACTTTCGCGTCAAAGCCCACTTGCGCGACATGCCCGAAGCAGGCACAGCGCCGCTGATCTACCCCGGACATCTAAGCGGCGCCGTCACGCGGTGGCCCGTGCCGGGCTTGAAAAAGCCGAACGCGATCGTGCGCTGCGCCGAGACGGAAAAGTGGCTGTATCCCAACGGCTTCTATTGTGTAGTGCGCCGGTTCTCATCGAAAGAAGAGAAGCGCCGCGTGGTGGCGAGCGTGGTAGATCCTGCGGCCTTTGGCAAGCATACCCGGCTGGGCTTCGAGAACCATGTGAATCTCATTCACGAGGACAAGCGCGGCTTGCCGGAGTTGCTCGCCCGAGGGCTCGCCGTGTTCCTGAATAGCACCGCCGTGGACGAGAGCTTTCGCCGCTTTAACGGCCACACACAAGTCAACGCCACTGATCTGAAGCTGATGGAGTACCCAAGCCGTGAGGCGCTGATCGGGCTGGGGACGTGGGCCAAGCAGCACCGCGAAGTCTCCCAAGAAGTGATCGATGCGGAACTCGCGAAATTGACAGCATGACCGACAAGGAAAATGACCACATCGAGGCCGCCCACCAGATCATCATTTCCCTGGGCTTACCCCGGGCGCAGCAAAACGAGCGCTCAGCCCTCGCGCTGCTGGCGCTGCTGAACCTCACGCCAGACAAGACGTGGGCTGATGCAGGAAACCCACTTGTCGGCATCACCCCCCTCATGGATTGGGCCCGCGAGCACTACGGCAAGGGGTACGCGCCGAACACGCGCGAGACCTTCCGCCGCCAGACCTTGCACCAGTTCTGCGACGCTGGCGTGGCGCGCTACAACCCGGATAAACCCGACCGTGCGGTCAACAGCCCCAAGGCCGTCTATCAAATTGAACCCGCCGCGCTCAAGCTGCTGCGCAGCTTTGGCAGCGAACGGTGGCACGCCAACCTCACCGCCTATCTGGCCGGGCGCGAAACGCTGGTGGCCAAGTACGCGAAGATGCGCACGCAGACCCGCATCCCTGTTGAGGTTGCTCCAGGCAAGGCAATCACGCTCAGTCCTGGCGAACATAGCGAACTGATCCGAGCCATCATTGAGGACTTCGCGCCTCGCTTTGCGCCCGGTAGCGTGCTGGTCTATGCCGGGGACACCGGTCATAAATGGGGCTACTTCGACGCGGCGCTGCTCGCCGAGCTGGGCGTGACTGTGGACGCGCACGGCAAGATGCCCGATGTGGTGTTGCACTTCACCGAGAACAATTGGCTGCTCCTGGTGGAGTCCGTCACCAGTCACGGCCCGGTCGATGGCAAGCGCCACGCCGAACTCGCCAGACTCTTCGCGGATTCCAAGGCCGGGCTGGTGTTTGTGACGGCCTTCCCGAATCGCGCCGTCATGGGCCGATATCTCGGCGACATCGCATGGGAGACGGAGGTATGGGTGGCCGATGCGCCATCGCACCTGATTCACTTCAACGGTGTGCGCTTTCTCGGCCCCTACGCAAGCCAATAGCGTCCGGGGGCCAAGCGGTTTCCAGAATTTCCGTTGTGCCCGCATCGTCCTGGGCGGCATCGAGACCATGCACATGAGTCGCAAGGGGCAGATGCTTGCCTCCCCTGCTGAGCAATTCTATGCGTTGGTCGCGTAAAAACCAATGCGCCCCTGGCTTCGCTTCGGCGTAACTTCGTTATCGCGACTGAACTCCTTGGCGATGCCTGCGAGCAAGGGCTTAATTGGCGTAAGCGAGTCCCGAGCACCGTCTCGACGGTCGGAGGATAAATTGCCAGAGTAGAGCCCACCACTTCAAGTAGCGGGGACTACTTTGACCACAGAGGCACCGAAGAGAATCGGCCGCAAAGGCGTGCCGAATCATCCCATCGAATTCCGTCGGCAACTGGCAACGCTCGCCTGTGAGCCTGGCGTGTCGGTCGCACGCTTAGCGATGGAACACGGCCTGAACGCGAACCTGGTCTTCAAATGGCGCCGTTCGTTGCGCGCTGGCGAATATGATTCGATGAGCCTGCTGCCGGTCAAAGTGGAAACGCCAGCGACCGAGATCGCACTACCGGCGCCGACGCCAGTGCCGAGACCCGCGCCGACCGGCACCATCGAAATCAGCGTTGGCCATGCCCGCGTACGCATTGACGGCGTGCCCGATGAGAGCACGTTGACGCTGGTGCTTCGACTGTTGCGCGGCGGATCTGCATGATCGGCCTGCCCAGTCGCACGCGAGTCTGGCTGGCAGCAGGCGTGACCGACATGCGCTGCGGTTTCAACATGTTGGCGGCCAAGGTCCAGACCATATTGGAGCGAGATCCGTTCAGCGGTCACGTGTTTGTGTTCCGGGGCCGGCGCGGCGACCTGGTCAAGGTGCTGTGGTGGAGCGGCGATGGTATGTGCCTGCTGATGAAGCGGCTTGAGCGCGGTCGTTTCGTCTGGCCGCGCGCTGATGGCGGCGTGGTCTGCCTGAGCCAAGCCCAGCTGTCGATGCTGCTCGAAGGCATCGATTGGCGGCAGCCGGTCCGCACCACTGAACCGAGTTCAGCGTTGTAAACCATCCAGCGCCCGCGTAAACTGCGGGCATGACCACGGCGAACACCTATCCGGACGATATCGACGCGCTCAAAGCTTTGTTGCGTGAGCGCGATGCACATATCGGCCATCTGGAAGACCTGGTCGAATCGCACGAAGCTGTGGTGGCGACAGGCAAGGCCGAGATCGAACACCTGAAGCTGCTGATCGCGAAGCTGCGCCGCATGGCGTTCGGACGCAGTTCCGAGAAACTGGATCGCCAGATCGAACAGCTCGAATTAAAACTGGAAGATCTCGAGGCCGATGAAGGCGCCACACCCATCGAACTGCCGAAGACGCCGCGCACAGCGGCAGAGCAGATCCAGCGCAAGCCACTGCCGGACCATTTGCCGCGAGAAGTGCTGACGCATCTGCCTGAGTCAGGCAAAACCTGCACGGCCTGCGGTGCCACCATGAAGTTGCTCGGCGAAGACTTCTCCGAGCAACTCGAATACATCCCCGCCAGCTTCCGCGTGGTTCGTCATGTGCGGCCAAAGCTGGCTTGCGCATGCTGTGATCATATCGCCCAGGCACCCGCGCCGAGCCGCCCGATTGAACGTGGCCTGGCCGGCCCCGGCCTGCTGGCGCATGTGTTGGTGGCGAAGTTCGCAGACCACCTGCCGCTATATCGTCAATCCGTGATCTATGCACGCGAAGGCGTGGAACTGGATCGCTCGCTGCTGGCGAAATGGGTGGGCCACGGTGCGAACCTGCTGCAACCGTTGGTCGAGGCACTGCGCCGACACGTGATGGCGGCCACGAAATTGCATGCCGACGATACCCCGGTGCCGGTGCTCGCTCCCGGCAACGGCAAGACGAAGACGGGACGGTTGTGGGTCTATGTGCGCGATGACCGGAACTCGGGCGACATCACGGCGCCCGTAGTCTGGTTCACCTACACCCCGGACCGCAAGGGCGAGCATCCGCAGCAGCACCTGACCAAGTTCAAAGGCACGCTTCAGGCCGATGCCTATGGCGGCTACCAGAAGATTTACGAGCGCGGCGATGTCGTCGAAGCTGCGTGCTGGGCGCATGCGCGGCGCAAGTTCTACGACCTGCATGCCGCACGGCCGAATGCCCTGAATACCGAGGCGCTGGAGCGCATCGGCGCGCTGTACCGCATTGAAGACGAGATCCGGGGCCAACCGCTCGATGCCCGGCAGGTCCGTCGGCAAACGCATGCCAGACCACGGCTCGACGAACTCTACGCATGGCTAACCACCATGTCGGGAACGCTCTCGCGCAAATCCGACACGAGCCAGGCGATCCGGTATGCCCTGAACCGGTGGACGGCGTTGACGCGCTATTGCGATGACGGACACCTTGAAATCGACAATCTGCCTGCCGAGCGGGCGCTACGCGGTGTGGCTGTCGGCCGTCGCAACTACCTGTTTGCAGGCGCGGACTCGGGCGGCGAACGGGCCGCGGCGATCTACAGCCTGATTGGCTCGGCCAAGCTCAACGGCATCGACCCCGAGGCGTATCTGCGTCATGTGCTCGGGCGCATCGCGGATCACCCGATCAACCGGATCGAAGAATTACTGCCCTGGATGGTGACCATTCCCGTACAGTGAAGGGATAATGCCATCGACATTCCAGATACCGGAGATCAGATGGCCAAGTCGTTCCAGCGTTATACCCTGCACGTGCAATTGCTGCATATCGAGCCGCCCATCTGGCGTCGCGTCACGGTCGAGGGCCCCGACACCCTGCGCAAACTACATCACATCCTGCAAGCCGCCTTCGGCTGGGAAGACACCCATCTCCACGACTTCCTGATCGACGGCAAGACGTATGCCCAGCTCGATATAGACGCAGGACTGGAGTTCATGGACCTGACCAAGACGTTTGATGACCGGAAAGCCAAACTGAATAGAGTGCTCCGGCCTGACTCGCACATCATTTACCAATATGACTTCGGTGACGGTTGGTATCACCAGATCGTCGTCGAAGACATTGAAACGATTGAAGGCGAATCATGGGGCGAGTCCAGGGTTCTCGATGGCGCGCGTGCCTGCCCGCCCGAAGATGTCGGTGGTCCGCCCGGATATGAAGTGTTCCTGAGTACCTTGCGCGATAACCCGGACAGCGAGGAAGCCACACACTACCGCCAGTGGGTTGGTCCAGGGTTCGATTCAGAGCGACTCGATATACGTGCTGCCAATGCAGCATTGATGCGACTGGCGGCCAATCGATGGGGGAATCGATAGCCCGTCAAGACGGCTTGGGGGACACGCTTACTAATTGGCGGTGTGGCTGCGCGCTTCATCGACTGGGTGTCTAGCGTCAATTAGATTTGCCGGTGACGACACCTAGAATTGCCGCCCTATGCCGGCTCCGCAGCGTTGTCGGAGCCCGCTTGTTTTGTGGCAGCGACGTTAGCCCGGTAGCTCTCCACGTCCACGAGATCGAGCACGACGCGGTGGTGCACGACACGATCAATTGCCACCATGGTCGTCATCGGATCCTTAAAAATGCGCTCCCACTCCGAGAACACCAGGTTGGTGGTGATCACCACGCTGCGTCGCTCGTAGCGCTCGGCCAGTAGCGTGAACAGCACTTCCATTCCGTCGCGGTCGTGCTGGACGTAGCCGATGTCATCGAGAATGAGACACTCGAAGCGATCGAGCTTGGCCAGTTCCTGCGGCAGGCGCAGATCCCGTTTGGCGGCCAACAGGCGCTGCACGAGGGCTGCGGTCGGAGAGAACAGTACCGGGCAACCAAGTTCGACCAGGGTGTGTCCTAAGAGGCCAGTTCAAAAATCGTGAGAGGGGCTGTTAACTTTCGAGGCGACCTGTCAAGCTCAGGTATCCAGCCAACGGGGACTGAGGGAATGCAAGCGCCGATCATTGACGACGATTTGTGGCAACTGATCGAATCGTTACTGCCAGAGGTGAAGCCTCGCGCGAAAAGCGATCCTGGTCGCCCGCGCGTGCCCGATCGAGCAGCACTCGATGGCATCTTGTTCGTGCTCAAGACCGGCATTCGCTGGAACCATTTGCCGACCCGCCTGGGCTTCGGTTCAGGAGCCACTTGCTGGCGACGATTGAACGCCTGGCAGAAGGCCGGCGTATGGGAGCAGCTACACGAGTTACTGCTGGACAAACTGCGCGCAGCTGGCCAAATCGATCTCTCACATGCCGCCGTCGATTCGTCGTCGGTGCGTGCTGTTGGGGCGGGCGAAAAACTGGCCCGAACCCCACGGATAGGGCGCGACCCGGTTCCAAGCACCACCTCCTCGTAGACGCCAACGGTATCCCAATCGTCGCGATCCTCACCGGCGCGAACGCCGCCGACGTCACACAGCTGCTGCGCCTCGTTGACGAGATTGCACCGATTCGCGGTGTTCGCGGCCGCCCGCTTCAGAAGCCCGGTATCGTCCATGCCGATCGCGGCTACGATTCCACCCGGCACCGGCGCGCACTGCGCGAGCGAGGCATCAAACCTATGATCGCCAAGCGTCGGGCCGAACACGGCAGCGGGCTGGGCAAATATCGTTGGCTCGTTGAGCGCACCCACTCCTGGCTCCATCGTTTCCGGCGGCTTCGCATCCGCTTCGATGGGCGCGCCGATATTCACGAAGCATTCCTCAAACTCGGCTGTTCTCTCGTCTGCTGGAACATCCTCAGAAACACTCAACTGACTTTTTGAACTGGCCTCTAAGGGTCCGTGCGGGGGGCATCGCAACGCCCTTACGAAAAAATCTGTCGAACCCGGGAAATGAGGGAGGTAAAGAGGTTCGTGGGGGCGGCAATTGGCCTGACGTGTGGCACCACCGGCGCCGGCAGGCGCTCGGGGCCGGCTTGTCGGGCGCCAGCCCCTGCGCCCACAGAACCTGCGTCTACACGGGGTTCCGCCTTCGCTTCCGCGTCCGTCAGCAGATCATATGCGGATTGTCCGCGCAGCAGATCCCCCGGTCGCAGCGGGCGGCCCAGCACGATGTGGTTGGTGCCGAACTTGATCATGTTTTCGGCCGCCTCCACGGTCATGAGATCCCAGCTCGGTGGGTCCTCGTTGTTTTTGCGGATCAGGCACCACTCCACGTCCTGCTTCACGTCGAAGGTGACCAATGTCACGGGGCACGAGGACAGATTGAAGTAAATCCTGTGCTTACCAATTTTGAAGCCGGTCTCAGCAGACAAGTCGGACTCGTGCTCTGCGATTACATTGATGATAAGCCGATTCAGCGTTTCATCGGGCTTCTGGGCGTTAAAGGCGTCTCTGACGACCGGGTCCGCGCTCCGGACCGGCTTATAAGCCTCCGCCTGCGCCCGCCCCATCAACACCATGACGCGTTCACCCTCATCGGGCAGCCCGGCCCTCCTAAAGTATTCTGCGGCTTCCTCGTAGTGGTAGGCGGCACGCTCGTGATCGCCTGCCTCACTAGCGCGCCCGCCGTCGGACGCCTGCCGCGCCGCAGCCGTCTGATAGGCGACGGTGATCCTCTCAAGAACGGCGGTAGCCTGCACGTGCAGACCCGCCTTCTTCAAGGCATCCGCAGCGTCCTTGTACGCGATTTCGGCAATCTCCGGACTGCGAGAATGCTCGGCTCTGCGCACGTAGAGGTTTGCGGCCGTCAGATAGGCCGCGTTGGCCTGCTCGCGGGCGGCGTCGGCCTGCGCGTCCAAACCAAGCGCCGTATAGAGGTCCGCGGCCGCCGCATAGGCGTCTGCAATCCACCCATACTTGGTGGCGGACGGATCGGGGGCCGCCCTCTCCCTCTTCAGAACAGCGTCTGCATACGTTACCCACGCGTCTGCGGCCTGCCCGGGCTGATTTTCCGCCGCACATGCTTTTGCCACGGACCTTAAGGCGTTTGCGGCCAAGTCGGGCTCTTGCGCCAGCGCATAGACGCGT from the Pandoraea faecigallinarum genome contains:
- a CDS encoding type II toxin-antitoxin system VapC family toxin, translated to MILLDTNVLSEPLKAPGDMNVLAWIDAQMIETLYLSTISLAELRFGIAVLPEGKRRDTLHERLEQRVLPLFAGRILSFDAPASEAYATLRSRARSTGKAIAPADGYIAGIAATHGFAVATRDTSPFDAAGLAVINPWTWRA
- a CDS encoding FitA-like ribbon-helix-helix domain-containing protein yields the protein MASVTVRNLTDETHRALRVRAATHGRSTEAEIRAILESAVRPESRIKLGSLLAEIGYEVGGVELEVERDRTPAEPVSFE
- a CDS encoding IS6 family transposase, with amino-acid sequence MPAGIAKVLKWLHYPLEVMLQCVRWYVAYSLSSRDLEEMMAERGVAVDHSTIHRWVIKWLPVFEKAIRRRLRPVGESWRIDETYIQGRGQWKYLYRAVDKAGHTIDFLLCGRRDTAAARRFFEKATAGRGTPTTVTVDKSGANRAALQALGAQRETPIEIRQNKYLNNLVEQDHRAIKRRVRPMLGFQNFRGARIVLGGIEAMHLIRKGQMLAPKGRRASPAEQFYALAA
- a CDS encoding IS630 family transposase; this encodes MGRKGIEIVMSELEREQLLSMSRSRSLPHSLVRRAKIVLMAADGHTNQEIAMRCEVTSPAITHWKKRFVAHGLAGLHDEARPGRPRAHDDEAVAELLAKVLHEKPAGATHWSVRCAAAQTGISKSSVARYLSLFGVQPHRSKSFKLSTDPYFVEKVRDIVGLYLSPPTNALVLCVDEKSQCQALERTQPMLPMGLGYLEGVTHDYVRHGTTTLFAALNAATGEVIAQCKPRHRHQEFLAFLKHIDQAVPADLDVHLIVDNYATHKHPKIKAWLAKHTRYHMHFTPTYSSWLNQVERWFGLITQQAIRRGSFRNVRQLITDIERYIDQYNQHKRPFVWTATADSILQKVARLCKVISGTAH
- a CDS encoding Eco57I restriction-modification methylase domain-containing protein, with product MASLFPPSTLQTCRLLDPGAGVGALSCAFLDRWLAGGFGFKAVEATAYEVDATLRAHLSQHLRSYSQVKAEVFAEDYIERASAEGGLDKGYTHAILNPPYKKISSHSPHRLALRSVGIETVNLYSAFVALAVAQAAPGGQIVAILPRSFCDGPYYRPFRHFIFARAAICHIHLFGARNKAFKDDEVLQENVIIRLERGGQQGPVTITTSSDDSFTDLVTHEHPFERIVLPDDPEQFIHVLTTTGKSAIERASAVRYSLADLGLKVSTGPVVDFRVKAHLRDMPEAGTAPLIYPGHLSGAVTRWPVPGLKKPNAIVRCAETEKWLYPNGFYCVVRRFSSKEEKRRVVASVVDPAAFGKHTRLGFENHVNLIHEDKRGLPELLARGLAVFLNSTAVDESFRRFNGHTQVNATDLKLMEYPSREALIGLGTWAKQHREVSQEVIDAELAKLTA
- a CDS encoding BsuBI/PstI family type II restriction endonuclease, whose product is MTDKENDHIEAAHQIIISLGLPRAQQNERSALALLALLNLTPDKTWADAGNPLVGITPLMDWAREHYGKGYAPNTRETFRRQTLHQFCDAGVARYNPDKPDRAVNSPKAVYQIEPAALKLLRSFGSERWHANLTAYLAGRETLVAKYAKMRTQTRIPVEVAPGKAITLSPGEHSELIRAIIEDFAPRFAPGSVLVYAGDTGHKWGYFDAALLAELGVTVDAHGKMPDVVLHFTENNWLLLVESVTSHGPVDGKRHAELARLFADSKAGLVFVTAFPNRAVMGRYLGDIAWETEVWVADAPSHLIHFNGVRFLGPYASQ
- the tnpA gene encoding IS66-like element accessory protein TnpA; this encodes MTTEAPKRIGRKGVPNHPIEFRRQLATLACEPGVSVARLAMEHGLNANLVFKWRRSLRAGEYDSMSLLPVKVETPATEIALPAPTPVPRPAPTGTIEISVGHARVRIDGVPDESTLTLVLRLLRGGSA
- the tnpB gene encoding IS66 family insertion sequence element accessory protein TnpB (TnpB, as the term is used for proteins encoded by IS66 family insertion elements, is considered an accessory protein, since TnpC, encoded by a neighboring gene, is a DDE family transposase.), translated to MIGLPSRTRVWLAAGVTDMRCGFNMLAAKVQTILERDPFSGHVFVFRGRRGDLVKVLWWSGDGMCLLMKRLERGRFVWPRADGGVVCLSQAQLSMLLEGIDWRQPVRTTEPSSAL
- the tnpC gene encoding IS66 family transposase, translated to MTTANTYPDDIDALKALLRERDAHIGHLEDLVESHEAVVATGKAEIEHLKLLIAKLRRMAFGRSSEKLDRQIEQLELKLEDLEADEGATPIELPKTPRTAAEQIQRKPLPDHLPREVLTHLPESGKTCTACGATMKLLGEDFSEQLEYIPASFRVVRHVRPKLACACCDHIAQAPAPSRPIERGLAGPGLLAHVLVAKFADHLPLYRQSVIYAREGVELDRSLLAKWVGHGANLLQPLVEALRRHVMAATKLHADDTPVPVLAPGNGKTKTGRLWVYVRDDRNSGDITAPVVWFTYTPDRKGEHPQQHLTKFKGTLQADAYGGYQKIYERGDVVEAACWAHARRKFYDLHAARPNALNTEALERIGALYRIEDEIRGQPLDARQVRRQTHARPRLDELYAWLTTMSGTLSRKSDTSQAIRYALNRWTALTRYCDDGHLEIDNLPAERALRGVAVGRRNYLFAGADSGGERAAAIYSLIGSAKLNGIDPEAYLRHVLGRIADHPINRIEELLPWMVTIPVQ
- a CDS encoding plasmid pRiA4b ORF-3 family protein: MAKSFQRYTLHVQLLHIEPPIWRRVTVEGPDTLRKLHHILQAAFGWEDTHLHDFLIDGKTYAQLDIDAGLEFMDLTKTFDDRKAKLNRVLRPDSHIIYQYDFGDGWYHQIVVEDIETIEGESWGESRVLDGARACPPEDVGGPPGYEVFLSTLRDNPDSEEATHYRQWVGPGFDSERLDIRAANAALMRLAANRWGNR